The proteins below come from a single Candidatus Neomarinimicrobiota bacterium genomic window:
- a CDS encoding TonB-dependent receptor has product MKAEFVIKGVVVDSENDEGIIGANLLIVGTEVGASTDTSGQFRIEWEGELPVRLRVTHIGYMTREMNVSVQTSLKIRLVPKVLKGREVTVVGERTRAQAEASTAMDVIDIEAIQIEGARDVGSALRRISSVVVDEASSGVQTVSIRGSNSNEVAVYLDGVKINSANTGVADLSQIDLNTLQKIEVLRGGNTYLFGQGNLGGVLNLETRGATRNSLSVDWGDGLSFEDDRDLSLGATGVLGPVGVGGQISGRSREYEGRTLTSSFFAHLLGDGRFRFGKFSGRWYELKNSLTYPSGDVALGDHQVIGSFRYRGDVWRMTGWEFFGGNRLWTETNNFFDNLDQRLDDKTFSYRISKDFGLKYLNATAQFEQENQDFTGDRTLYWRPDFKYATDRWSEISRRTRAFAVVGRWFAEGDSPILRRLQIELSGRMDDSYTDRLERTIVRYVDGDTTGVWENEGENRERFFSRRLGLRMEGLTNQFGYKVFFTQGNNRRLPTLNDVFVKATTYFDSLRLLPLGPESLNSMEVNVHFSFTEFLTTPVISELAFSGAYFRNNYDNKIGYLHTEELQENYEPPYPYNELQADIQGVEAAVQASFLADKLRFGANYTMLDIDNPLIFPNRPGFRYVVTADIDMDWVAISYDLFSEGEQFVMGSSFGRLFEPRRDANLNITFRKTVGRVNLSLSYTLRNLMSRGEKESDSELDILFFNYYRQYREIVILRVSI; this is encoded by the coding sequence GTGAAGGCCGAATTTGTTATCAAGGGTGTCGTTGTAGACAGTGAGAATGACGAGGGCATAATAGGAGCCAACCTTTTGATAGTTGGAACGGAGGTAGGTGCCAGTACTGACACATCGGGTCAATTCAGAATAGAATGGGAGGGAGAGCTGCCTGTAAGACTCCGGGTTACCCACATCGGATACATGACACGGGAAATGAACGTATCGGTTCAGACTTCCCTGAAGATCCGACTGGTGCCCAAAGTTCTGAAAGGAAGAGAGGTAACTGTCGTGGGGGAGCGGACTCGAGCTCAGGCAGAGGCATCAACAGCCATGGATGTGATCGATATTGAGGCAATTCAGATTGAGGGAGCCAGGGATGTGGGATCCGCCTTGAGGCGAATCAGTTCCGTGGTGGTAGACGAAGCAAGCTCAGGTGTCCAGACTGTGAGTATTCGAGGAAGCAATTCGAATGAAGTCGCAGTCTATCTGGATGGTGTCAAGATCAACAGCGCCAATACGGGTGTGGCTGACCTTTCTCAGATTGATCTCAATACACTTCAAAAAATAGAGGTGCTGAGAGGGGGGAACACCTACCTTTTCGGGCAGGGAAATCTGGGAGGTGTGCTGAACCTGGAAACACGGGGGGCAACCAGGAACAGTCTGTCTGTGGATTGGGGCGATGGTCTTTCTTTTGAGGACGATCGTGATCTGTCGCTTGGGGCAACGGGAGTTTTAGGGCCTGTAGGAGTGGGAGGACAGATCTCGGGACGTTCGAGGGAATACGAGGGTCGAACCCTCACCAGCTCATTTTTTGCCCATCTTCTCGGTGACGGCCGGTTTCGATTCGGGAAGTTCAGCGGCCGGTGGTATGAACTGAAGAATAGTCTTACTTATCCATCGGGAGATGTAGCACTGGGGGATCATCAGGTCATCGGCAGCTTCCGGTACAGGGGAGATGTGTGGCGAATGACGGGTTGGGAATTCTTTGGTGGAAACAGGCTTTGGACGGAGACGAACAACTTTTTCGATAACCTAGACCAGAGACTTGACGATAAGACGTTCTCCTACCGGATCAGCAAGGACTTTGGCCTGAAATATCTGAATGCAACGGCTCAATTTGAACAGGAGAATCAGGATTTCACCGGGGATCGAACTTTGTACTGGCGCCCCGACTTCAAATATGCCACCGATAGGTGGAGTGAAATTTCCCGGAGAACACGTGCCTTCGCTGTTGTAGGACGTTGGTTTGCTGAAGGAGATAGCCCGATTCTACGACGTCTTCAGATTGAACTGAGCGGTCGTATGGATGATTCGTATACGGACCGGTTGGAACGGACGATTGTCAGATATGTGGATGGGGACACCACAGGTGTGTGGGAGAATGAGGGTGAAAACAGAGAACGCTTCTTCAGCCGCCGCCTCGGACTAAGGATGGAGGGTTTAACCAACCAGTTTGGCTACAAGGTGTTTTTTACCCAGGGGAATAATCGGCGACTTCCAACTCTGAATGATGTATTTGTAAAAGCGACCACCTACTTTGACTCCCTCCGTCTGCTGCCGCTCGGACCGGAATCTCTAAACTCCATGGAAGTAAATGTTCACTTCTCCTTTACAGAATTCCTTACGACCCCGGTGATATCGGAACTTGCGTTCAGCGGCGCCTATTTCCGGAACAATTACGACAACAAAATTGGATATCTGCACACGGAGGAACTTCAGGAAAACTATGAACCGCCTTACCCTTACAACGAACTACAGGCGGATATCCAGGGTGTGGAAGCCGCAGTTCAGGCATCGTTTCTTGCGGACAAACTCCGTTTTGGGGCCAATTACACCATGTTGGATATTGACAATCCGCTGATCTTTCCAAATCGGCCGGGATTTCGGTATGTTGTCACAGCGGACATTGATATGGACTGGGTGGCCATAAGCTATGATTTGTTCAGTGAAGGGGAGCAGTTCGTCATGGGCAGTTCGTTCGGTCGATTGTTTGAGCCGAGGCGTGACGCCAATCTCAACATCACGTTTCGGAAAACGGTAGGAAGGGTGAACTTGAGTCTCAGTTACACTCTAAGGAACTTGATGTCAAGAGGGGAAAAGGAGTCGGACTCAGAGTTGGACATCCTCTTTTTCAACTACTACCGGCAGTACCGGGAGATTGTCATCCTGCGGGTCAGTATATGA
- a CDS encoding right-handed parallel beta-helix repeat-containing protein, which yields MKRISFLFLPAFTLLVMTCDNPFTPEPTGKEDLFKLSHDYDGGTRIVQKRPIVLTWSEITVTDFAKYTIHRSTLKNGKEVWEERVEITNPLQVTYTDTLNDDETFRYRIRIEDTAGNARDAQTEEFVLHTTSLLVPAEYESMQEAYDTPFIDDGDTVFVEYVNPRTYARPFLFVGKDIYIKGVGGPEEVVVSHGGTIAVMNRGTLTGFTFQKGGVILSGTAAMSDCIITGVYTSDKSVERSAVVISDSAEIRNCRISNNGKYALYGRGGNGGGMIIRGHATVRDCIITENQAGRKGGAVYISGEPTIMNCIIDRNIAKEVGGGMAIDGNPTIINSIITNNVAGEGGGGIFLTFGSTATVVN from the coding sequence ATGAAGCGAATCTCCTTTCTATTCCTTCCTGCCTTTACCCTCCTGGTGATGACATGTGACAATCCCTTTACCCCGGAACCCACCGGGAAAGAGGATCTCTTCAAGCTGAGTCATGATTATGACGGGGGGACCAGAATTGTCCAGAAAAGACCCATCGTCCTTACGTGGTCGGAGATTACCGTCACAGACTTTGCAAAGTATACGATCCACCGGTCGACGCTGAAAAACGGTAAAGAAGTGTGGGAAGAGAGGGTCGAGATCACGAATCCCTTGCAGGTGACCTACACCGATACTCTTAACGATGACGAAACGTTTCGATACAGGATTCGGATTGAGGATACCGCGGGGAATGCTCGTGACGCACAAACCGAAGAGTTCGTGTTGCACACAACCTCCCTATTGGTACCTGCCGAGTATGAATCGATGCAGGAGGCCTACGATACCCCGTTTATTGACGACGGGGATACAGTCTTTGTCGAGTATGTCAATCCCAGGACCTATGCCCGTCCGTTCTTGTTTGTGGGTAAGGACATCTATATCAAAGGAGTGGGGGGACCGGAAGAAGTGGTCGTGTCACATGGCGGTACCATAGCAGTCATGAATCGCGGTACCTTAACGGGTTTCACGTTTCAAAAAGGAGGAGTGATCCTCTCTGGAACGGCCGCAATGAGTGATTGTATCATTACAGGGGTATACACATCTGATAAATCCGTTGAACGATCCGCCGTTGTGATCAGTGATAGCGCTGAGATACGAAACTGTAGAATCTCAAACAATGGGAAGTATGCTCTCTACGGTCGTGGTGGTAATGGCGGGGGTATGATAATTCGCGGCCATGCCACGGTCAGGGACTGTATCATTACCGAGAATCAGGCGGGTAGAAAGGGGGGAGCAGTCTATATATCGGGCGAACCTACAATAATGAATTGCATAATTGACAGAAACATCGCCAAAGAGGTTGGCGGCGGAATGGCGATTGACGGAAATCCCACGATCATAAACTCTATCATAACCAACAACGTTGCCGGTGAGGGAGGAGGAGGGATATTCTTGACTTTTGGATCGACCGCCACAGTGGTGAATT
- a CDS encoding type II CAAX endopeptidase family protein — MREQFTVRAAVSVVIMSIVLSVLLTSGAAFLLQNNGGGTFIRPVTLIFGESVLLVPVFIFLARRTNNIRRVLRINAVPATTLGITVIFSLGVVVWADEVDRLITSVFPPPDWLPQLLRADDPVSLLLIFLGAVILAAVAEEILFRGFLQSVLENHWKNVTRAVLITSLLFAVIHFNPSGMIQIYLLAILMGYLAWRTNSVFPSIVMHGINNGLAFTFINWGEYLEPWYAWRGHVSPVILIGGAVLTVIGFRRLSNSRG, encoded by the coding sequence ATGAGAGAACAGTTTACCGTAAGAGCAGCGGTGAGTGTGGTTATAATGTCCATTGTGCTGTCGGTACTCCTCACGTCGGGGGCCGCATTCCTTCTTCAGAATAACGGCGGCGGAACATTTATCCGACCCGTAACTCTCATATTCGGAGAGTCTGTTCTCCTGGTTCCCGTCTTCATTTTTCTTGCCAGACGAACGAACAACATCCGCCGCGTTCTCAGGATCAACGCCGTTCCCGCCACCACTCTCGGCATCACCGTCATCTTTTCCCTTGGAGTTGTTGTATGGGCCGATGAAGTGGATCGACTTATAACTTCTGTTTTCCCTCCGCCCGACTGGTTGCCTCAGCTCCTGCGTGCGGATGATCCTGTGTCCCTTCTTCTGATCTTTTTGGGCGCCGTGATTCTTGCAGCAGTGGCAGAGGAAATTCTTTTCCGGGGTTTTCTCCAGAGCGTACTTGAGAATCACTGGAAGAATGTCACGCGAGCAGTGCTAATCACAAGCCTTCTCTTTGCCGTCATCCATTTTAATCCCTCCGGGATGATCCAGATCTATCTGCTGGCTATCCTCATGGGCTATCTGGCCTGGCGAACCAATTCTGTATTTCCAAGTATTGTCATGCACGGCATTAACAACGGGCTTGCCTTCACTTTTATTAACTGGGGAGAGTATCTGGAGCCCTGGTACGCCTGGCGGGGACACGTGTCACCCGTGATCCTCATCGG